CGAAGCGCGGCGTGGTAATCAGCCGCGACCCGACGAGAAAGGTCGCATTCATGACGATATTGCCGTAAACATGCGGAAACGGCAGAGAGGTCAGCACGGCGTCGCCATCGTGACGCACATGGATGGTGGCCGTGCCCGCCAGACTCGCAAAAAGCCCGGCATGGGTCATTGTGGCACCTTTCGGACGCCCGGTTGTGCCAGACGTATAGCCGATGGTGAAAAGATCGTCCGGGCGGCGCTCGACTGGAAGCCTATACTCTCCATCGAGAAGTGTTGTGAGTTCTTCCGCCTCCGGGGCCTCGCCCAGCGTAAAAACATGGGCCTTGGTTTTGAAAGAGGCGCGGCGATCAGCAGGAACGATTAGGGCTGCGGCCTCGGAATTGTCCAGAATGAAGGCGACTTCTTCCGCGCTGAGGAGAAAATTCGCAGGCACGACCACCGCACCCAATCTGGCAATGGCATGATAGGCAACCACCCATTGCCAGCCGTTGGGCAAATGCAGCACAATGCGATCACCCGCTCGCAGACCGCGCGCCGCAAACGCTCCGGCCATGCGCCCTGCCAGATCGTCTATTTCTTGAAAGCTGAAGGAACGCAGGCCGGGAAGGGTCAAGGCGGTCTTATCGCCAAACCGTTGGGCTGCGTTATACGCCAAATCGCTGATGCGAGATTGTTGCATTGTTCGCCCCCTCTATGCCATGGCTGGAATAGGAACGGCTTTCACAACACGCGCTTCGCCTTTTCCGCACACGACGGCGGCATTAAAACGGATCATGCAGGCCTCCCTCGCAGCCGCCCGCTCCTCCAGGCGGCTGTCTTGATCTTCGCAAAAGCTACAGCCGAATAAGGATCAAATCCTGCCAAAGAATTGATGCATTCGGACAACGACAAGGCTGCCTCACGGGTGCGATGCAGCTTTCACGACTTATGCGATGATGTACCCTGCCTTGCAGCAACCGCGAAAGCCCGTGGGGTCTGGCCAGTCCAGGACTTGAATGCACGCACAAAACTTGCCTCTGCATCAAAGCCACATTCGCGGGCAATGCGCTTGATCGGCCACTGGGTGGAAGCCAGCAGTCGCTCTGCCAGCCGTTGGCGCGACAGATCTTTCAGCGCCTGAAACGATGTGCCTTCCTGTTTGATATGGCGGTGAAGGCTGCGGGTTGACAGATTGAGCTTTTCTGCCAGGTCATCGATCCCTGCTGCTGGCATGTCATTCAGCAAGCGGAGAATTTCGCGCGAGAGCAGACGGTCGCGCCGATACTGACGCACCATCAGCGGCAAGGGCCGCCTCAGCATTTGTCGCAAGGCAGCATCATCGCGCAGGACGGGCAGGCCCAGATAGGCAGCATCAAAACGAAGGCTTGCCTGATCCGCGCCAAACGACGCAGGGCCATTGAAGAGATAGCGGTAGCTTTCAGCATGCGCTGGTGCGTCGAATGGAAACGCAACATCAACCAAGGGAATGCGCGTGTCGCCGAGCCACGAGGCCACGCCCTGAAGATTGCGCAGCAGGCTGACCAGACAAAACTCCCGAAAAGCGCCAAGTTCGCTTTTCTCTTCGATCCGAACCTCAGCCAGATTGCGTCGCGTTTCGAGACTGAGCGTAACATCCTGCGTGATGAGGTTATGATGGCGGCACCATCGCGTGATGGCAATGCCCAGCGTGGCCGAGGGCAGTGATGCGCGGCACAGCATGCCATAACTGCCCCACGGCAGGCGGTGGGAAAACCAGCCAAGCGCCTCATCGTCCAGCTCGCGCATGGCGTGATCTGACAGGCGTTCGAGTTGATCGGCTGTTATTCTGCCATCTGCATGCAGGGTGGCGGGATCAATGCCTGCCGCGAGAAGCGCTGGCTGCTCT
The window above is part of the Allorhizobium ampelinum S4 genome. Proteins encoded here:
- a CDS encoding AraC family transcriptional regulator produces the protein MTQARTPSGFALAIVLAYQKRGMTEQPALLAAGIDPATLHADGRITADQLERLSDHAMRELDDEALGWFSHRLPWGSYGMLCRASLPSATLGIAITRWCRHHNLITQDVTLSLETRRNLAEVRIEEKSELGAFREFCLVSLLRNLQGVASWLGDTRIPLVDVAFPFDAPAHAESYRYLFNGPASFGADQASLRFDAAYLGLPVLRDDAALRQMLRRPLPLMVRQYRRDRLLSREILRLLNDMPAAGIDDLAEKLNLSTRSLHRHIKQEGTSFQALKDLSRQRLAERLLASTQWPIKRIARECGFDAEASFVRAFKSWTGQTPRAFAVAARQGTSSHKS